A genomic window from Algoriphagus sp. Y33 includes:
- the rmuC gene encoding DNA recombination protein RmuC has translation MSTDYILILLVFLQVGFLVLFFLKKGNDQEKAFLQNELARMSRELESALAQSRKEANENLTNQFQLVFNSIRANSKDQNEALKSFGEVFRQNVQDFNTLQREKFGELNRRQEDLMKTTELRLEKIRETVDEKLQKTLETRLGQSFEMVSNQLQAVQKGLGEMQNLANGVGDLKRVLTNVKSRGVLGEYQLQAILENLLSPDQYVLNAAVGKGNRERVEFAVKMPGQSEPVLLPIDSKFPQESFLRLVDAYEVASKPEIEMYRNELYKAVRKAAQDIQNKYIHPPYTTDFAILFVPVESLYAEILREPGLSQQIQQDYKVLVTGPTTLSAILNSLQMGFRTLAIQKRSSEVWQILGAIKTEFGKFGELIEKTQKKLTEANSELDKLVGARTRVIQRKLKDIQELPEAESNKLLED, from the coding sequence ATGTCGACTGATTATATTTTAATACTGCTTGTCTTTTTACAAGTGGGTTTTTTGGTTTTGTTTTTCCTGAAAAAAGGGAATGATCAGGAAAAAGCTTTCCTGCAAAATGAACTTGCCAGAATGAGCAGAGAACTGGAATCAGCGCTGGCTCAATCCAGAAAGGAAGCCAATGAAAACCTGACTAACCAATTTCAGTTGGTGTTCAATAGCATCCGTGCCAATTCCAAAGATCAAAATGAAGCCCTAAAATCCTTTGGCGAGGTATTCAGACAAAATGTTCAGGATTTCAATACCCTTCAGCGGGAAAAGTTCGGTGAACTTAACCGCAGACAGGAAGACTTGATGAAAACGACCGAATTGAGATTGGAAAAGATCAGGGAGACTGTCGATGAAAAACTTCAAAAAACACTGGAAACCCGTCTTGGTCAATCTTTTGAGATGGTCAGCAATCAGCTTCAGGCAGTTCAAAAAGGGCTTGGTGAAATGCAAAATCTGGCCAACGGAGTAGGGGATTTGAAGCGGGTACTAACCAATGTGAAAAGCCGTGGAGTGCTGGGGGAATACCAACTTCAGGCTATTTTGGAGAATTTGCTTTCTCCTGACCAATACGTGTTGAATGCAGCGGTGGGGAAAGGAAACCGGGAGCGTGTGGAGTTTGCTGTCAAGATGCCCGGTCAAAGTGAACCTGTTTTGCTTCCCATAGATTCTAAATTTCCTCAGGAGTCTTTCTTAAGATTGGTAGATGCATATGAAGTGGCATCTAAGCCGGAGATAGAAATGTATAGAAATGAGCTTTATAAAGCAGTGAGAAAAGCCGCGCAGGATATTCAGAACAAATACATTCATCCGCCTTACACGACGGATTTTGCCATACTTTTTGTTCCGGTAGAAAGCCTTTATGCAGAAATTCTCCGTGAACCGGGACTTTCGCAGCAAATCCAACAAGACTATAAAGTACTTGTGACGGGGCCTACGACACTCTCTGCGATTTTGAACAGTCTCCAGATGGGTTTTAGAACGCTGGCTATTCAGAAAAGAAGTTCTGAGGTTTGGCAGATCTTGGGAGCAATTAAGACAGAATTTGGAAAGTTTGGCGAACTGATAGAAAAGACTCAAAAGAAGCTTACGGAGGCGAATTCCGAGTTGGACAAATTGGTGGGAGCGAGGACGAGGGTGATCCAGCGGAAGCTAAAGGACATACAGGAGCTCCCGGAAGCGGAGAGTAATAAGCTGCTCGAAGACTAA
- the trkA gene encoding Trk system potassium transporter TrkA: MGMNIVIAGAGDMGYHLAEQLSYDNKDITLIDTDREVLDYVASKLDVLTVQGDATSFEILKRANVNRASMVLAVTTSEKTNIVTAVLAKQLGAKRVMARVRNHSYMDSENLSYFQNLGIDNLISPTMLCSKHIFNMIENSSFTEVFDFEGGKLNIVGITLDQSNPLVNQRIMDTKSNPIFEDIRIIAILRDQKTIIPRGGTIIRNNDHVFFISNKKNTQTIMEVLGQVKHTIKNVMIIGGDDMALTTALRLEDHFRVTLINKDKERCKWLAENLKSSLVINGDYKNVELLIEEGLEQMDAFLALTESSETNIIASLTAKNHGVYKTIAHVDTREYIHISHSIGVDSLINKKLVAANEISRFLKKGTVEAVSGIYGVDAEFIQYSVCKNNRLVKKPLRELHFPDSAIVAGVIRGEKVFIPDGDFQLDLNDKAIVLALPEAKTALEKLFH; the protein is encoded by the coding sequence ATGGGGATGAACATTGTGATTGCAGGCGCAGGAGATATGGGTTACCACCTCGCAGAGCAATTAAGTTACGATAATAAGGACATCACACTGATAGATACGGACAGGGAAGTTCTGGACTATGTAGCGTCCAAACTTGACGTGTTGACTGTGCAGGGAGATGCTACTTCCTTTGAAATTCTCAAGCGGGCTAATGTGAATAGAGCGAGCATGGTCTTGGCTGTCACTACCTCAGAGAAAACCAACATTGTCACCGCGGTTTTGGCGAAGCAACTTGGAGCAAAGCGCGTGATGGCGAGAGTGAGAAATCACTCTTATATGGATTCTGAGAATCTGTCCTATTTTCAGAATTTAGGTATTGACAATTTGATATCTCCTACGATGCTTTGTAGCAAGCATATTTTTAATATGATTGAGAACTCTAGTTTTACGGAGGTTTTTGATTTTGAGGGAGGAAAGCTAAATATCGTGGGAATCACGCTGGATCAAAGCAACCCTTTGGTCAACCAGCGGATCATGGATACCAAGTCCAATCCGATTTTTGAAGATATTAGGATTATTGCGATTCTTCGGGATCAAAAGACAATTATACCCCGAGGGGGAACAATTATCCGTAACAATGATCACGTTTTTTTTATTTCAAATAAGAAAAACACCCAGACCATTATGGAAGTGTTGGGGCAGGTAAAGCATACAATCAAGAATGTAATGATCATCGGTGGGGATGACATGGCTTTGACCACAGCGCTCCGGTTGGAAGATCACTTCCGCGTGACATTGATCAACAAAGATAAAGAGCGGTGCAAGTGGCTGGCAGAAAACCTTAAAAGCTCACTGGTGATCAACGGTGATTATAAAAATGTAGAACTTTTGATTGAAGAGGGCTTAGAACAGATGGATGCATTCCTTGCTCTGACAGAGTCTTCCGAAACCAATATTATTGCAAGTTTGACAGCCAAAAATCACGGGGTTTATAAAACCATCGCACATGTGGATACTCGGGAATATATCCATATTTCACACAGTATAGGAGTAGATTCATTGATCAATAAAAAGTTGGTAGCTGCAAATGAAATTTCAAGATTTCTGAAAAAGGGAACTGTTGAGGCTGTTTCGGGTATCTACGGAGTAGATGCTGAGTTTATCCAATATTCCGTTTGCAAGAATAACCGTTTAGTCAAAAAACCATTGAGAGAATTGCATTTCCCGGATTCTGCTATTGTGGCAGGAGTGATACGTGGAGAGAAAGTTTTTATCCCGGACGGGGATTTTCAACTGGATTTGAATGACAAAGCAATAGTTTTGGCTTTGCCCGAGGCCAAGACCGCACTCGAAAAACTGTTTCACTAA
- a CDS encoding TrkH family potassium uptake protein, which yields MIHFKEIGKIMGALLVLISLLMLPGAVFSIYFDEDPWPIFSSALITMIFGMTLFFSFSKQDQNIRKREGYLIVALSWIFMAGFGMLPYVLSNQIDGFASALFETMSGLTTTGASILIDIEAMPKGLLFWRSMTQWIGGLGIIVLTVAIFPLLGIGGIELFVAESPGPTSDKLHPRISETAKRLWYVYVGLTGLAALLYWAGGMTFFDAINHALTTLATGGFSTKNASMAYYDSAFIQYVAIVFMFLAGTNFTVIYFGLMGRFKRVFKSDEFKTYGMTLLGLSIVLYYPIFAYGGVSHELAFRKSLFQVVSIVTTTGFVTDDYTQYGQGISFICFMMLFLGGCAGSTAGGIKFVRHLTFIKNSWLEFKRLVHPRAIVPLMINGDRVTGRIITHIMNFLLIYLLTFVLGALALSLMGYDLATSLGAVATSLGNVGPGIGMVGPVDNFAFFSPAAKIFLAVIMLLGRLELFTLLILFTPFFWRAN from the coding sequence ATGATTCATTTCAAAGAAATCGGAAAGATCATGGGAGCACTCTTGGTGCTAATTTCTCTCCTAATGCTTCCGGGGGCTGTTTTTTCTATTTATTTCGACGAAGATCCTTGGCCGATATTTAGTTCGGCATTGATTACTATGATCTTTGGGATGACATTGTTTTTCTCTTTTTCCAAGCAAGATCAAAATATCCGCAAGAGAGAAGGGTATTTGATTGTGGCTTTGAGCTGGATTTTTATGGCCGGATTTGGGATGCTTCCGTATGTGCTCAGCAATCAGATTGATGGATTTGCCAGCGCACTTTTCGAGACTATGTCAGGTCTTACCACTACAGGAGCTTCTATATTGATAGATATAGAAGCGATGCCAAAAGGCTTGCTTTTTTGGCGAAGTATGACCCAATGGATTGGGGGATTAGGAATAATTGTCTTAACGGTAGCGATTTTTCCTTTACTTGGAATTGGTGGAATTGAATTGTTTGTGGCTGAATCTCCCGGGCCGACTTCTGACAAGCTTCATCCAAGAATATCTGAAACAGCCAAGCGACTTTGGTACGTTTATGTAGGGCTTACCGGCTTGGCCGCACTGCTGTATTGGGCGGGTGGAATGACGTTTTTTGATGCGATAAATCATGCGCTTACTACACTAGCGACGGGAGGGTTTTCAACCAAAAATGCCAGTATGGCTTACTATGATTCTGCTTTTATTCAATATGTAGCAATTGTGTTTATGTTTTTGGCGGGCACCAACTTTACAGTGATCTATTTCGGTCTGATGGGGAGGTTCAAGCGGGTTTTTAAAAGTGATGAATTCAAGACATACGGAATGACGCTGCTTGGACTTTCAATAGTGCTTTACTATCCGATCTTTGCTTATGGAGGTGTAAGCCATGAATTGGCCTTTAGAAAGTCATTATTTCAGGTGGTCTCAATTGTCACCACGACAGGATTTGTGACGGATGATTATACTCAGTATGGTCAGGGAATTAGTTTTATCTGCTTTATGATGCTATTTCTGGGGGGCTGTGCAGGATCTACGGCAGGCGGGATCAAGTTTGTGAGGCACCTAACATTTATAAAGAATTCTTGGTTGGAATTCAAGCGTTTGGTTCATCCCAGAGCAATTGTCCCTTTGATGATCAACGGTGACCGGGTTACAGGTAGAATCATCACCCATATCATGAATTTCTTGTTGATCTATTTGTTGACGTTTGTGTTGGGAGCTTTGGCGCTTTCCCTTATGGGATATGATTTGGCTACCTCACTGGGAGCTGTAGCTACTTCGCTGGGGAATGTCGGTCCTGGAATAGGCATGGTGGGGCCGGTGGATAATTTTGCGTTTTTCTCTCCTGCTGCCAAAATTTTCTTAGCGGTAATTATGCTGCTGGGACGATTGGAGCTATTTACGCTGTTGATCTTATTCACTCCTTTCTTCTGGAGAGCTAATTAA
- a CDS encoding TonB-dependent receptor: MNLKLGLLLTLILLLGFKSQAQDCNLSIRGKIIHLENNEPIDAAYVWVIEAEEGAISDQNGNFTIKNLCRGTYTLTIQYLGHKDVRDTVQLESNTFSKTYRLEDEAFELGGVEIHGHRDAVQTTTAVSALYGEKLMESRGENLGESLKRISGVSTFSTGNSISKPVIHGMHSNRIMIMNNGIRLEGQQWGAEHAPEIDPFLADEITVVKGAETVRYGPEAMGGVILVNPPPLPTKSTSKTSLNLVGGSNGRMGNINVVHIGGSERIKGLGYRIQGSAKRSGNVKSPGYFQENTGVSELNLSSSLGYSSSKLGAEAYYSLFNTELGILNDSHTGNLSDLENVIANGRPFADGEFSYDIVNPKQKVTHHLAKLKSHYHISGSWKLNFQYGFQLNHRQEFDKRRGSLNDKASLDLELYTNTIDLYVNHTHKNELSGTWGINFIQQANTNVPGTGVTPLIPNYDMVNTGLYAMEKYSKGPLEVEAGVRYDFRNVNTARYISEELRTSKLDYQNFSAFIGGLYHISPNLTFNTNVGSAWRPPNVNELFSEGLHHGAAAVEIGNPDMDSEKSLKWINEIQYDGKKTHLELTAYLNPIRNYIYLNPTGETYVSLRGTFNVYEYLQANAFFYGVDFAGSYELTDKISGYLKGSIVQAKNTDNKSYFPFIPSNRMDWGVSYDFAKVSDSRTNKLTLSNVLVAEQKREPDFDIAPPPPAYALFNISYQKQLNIGDDKLNLGLQVHNLLDTDYKDYMNRFRYFTYDMGRNILLKINYEF; encoded by the coding sequence GTGAATTTGAAATTAGGACTACTGCTAACATTGATTCTGTTGCTTGGATTTAAATCCCAAGCTCAGGATTGCAATCTTTCGATACGAGGAAAAATCATCCATTTGGAAAACAATGAGCCAATAGATGCTGCCTATGTGTGGGTTATTGAAGCAGAAGAAGGTGCTATCAGTGATCAAAATGGAAATTTCACTATAAAGAATCTCTGCCGTGGAACTTATACACTTACCATACAATACCTTGGACATAAGGATGTAAGGGATACTGTCCAACTGGAATCCAATACATTCAGCAAAACATACCGTCTGGAAGATGAGGCATTCGAGCTTGGTGGAGTAGAAATCCATGGTCATCGGGATGCGGTACAGACCACAACGGCCGTATCCGCTCTTTATGGGGAAAAACTAATGGAATCCAGAGGTGAAAACCTTGGAGAAAGTCTTAAACGAATCTCCGGTGTTTCCACCTTTTCTACAGGAAACAGTATTTCAAAACCCGTGATCCATGGTATGCATAGTAATCGGATTATGATTATGAACAACGGCATCCGATTAGAAGGTCAGCAGTGGGGAGCTGAGCATGCACCTGAGATCGACCCATTTCTTGCAGATGAAATCACGGTGGTGAAAGGTGCAGAAACAGTGAGGTATGGTCCAGAGGCAATGGGCGGTGTGATTTTGGTAAATCCTCCTCCTTTACCGACAAAAAGCACAAGCAAGACAAGCCTAAACCTGGTTGGCGGATCAAATGGCAGAATGGGTAACATCAATGTGGTCCACATAGGTGGTTCAGAAAGAATCAAAGGCTTAGGTTATCGTATTCAAGGCTCAGCCAAACGATCAGGAAATGTGAAGTCTCCCGGATATTTTCAAGAGAATACAGGAGTAAGCGAGCTTAATCTTAGCAGCTCCCTTGGCTATAGTAGTTCGAAACTTGGCGCGGAAGCTTATTACAGTCTTTTCAACACAGAATTGGGGATATTAAATGATTCGCATACCGGCAACCTTTCAGATTTAGAAAATGTCATTGCCAACGGCCGACCATTCGCAGATGGGGAATTCAGCTACGATATTGTCAATCCAAAACAAAAGGTAACCCACCACTTGGCTAAGCTAAAGTCTCACTACCATATCTCGGGAAGCTGGAAATTGAATTTTCAATATGGCTTTCAGCTCAACCATAGGCAGGAATTTGATAAAAGACGCGGGAGCCTGAACGATAAGGCCAGCTTAGATCTGGAACTGTACACCAATACCATTGACCTCTATGTGAACCATACACACAAGAATGAATTGAGCGGAACTTGGGGAATAAATTTCATCCAGCAAGCCAATACCAATGTGCCCGGAACCGGGGTAACGCCATTGATCCCCAACTATGACATGGTAAATACAGGTTTGTACGCAATGGAAAAATACTCAAAGGGACCATTGGAAGTGGAAGCTGGGGTGAGGTATGACTTTCGAAATGTCAACACCGCCAGATACATCAGCGAAGAGTTAAGGACTTCCAAATTAGATTATCAAAATTTCTCAGCCTTCATTGGAGGGCTCTACCATATCAGTCCAAATCTTACTTTCAATACCAATGTTGGCTCAGCTTGGAGACCACCGAATGTGAATGAGCTATTCAGTGAAGGATTGCATCACGGAGCAGCAGCTGTGGAAATAGGAAACCCGGATATGGATTCAGAAAAATCACTCAAGTGGATCAATGAAATCCAGTACGATGGCAAAAAAACGCATTTGGAGCTTACCGCATATCTCAATCCTATACGCAACTACATCTACCTCAATCCTACAGGTGAAACCTATGTGAGTCTGAGAGGTACATTCAATGTATACGAATACTTACAGGCAAATGCATTTTTCTACGGAGTAGACTTTGCGGGAAGTTATGAGTTGACAGATAAAATCAGCGGCTATCTAAAAGGCTCGATCGTACAGGCAAAAAACACGGATAACAAAAGTTATTTCCCGTTTATCCCAAGTAATCGAATGGATTGGGGAGTTTCTTATGACTTCGCGAAAGTCAGTGATTCGCGTACGAATAAACTAACCTTAAGCAATGTTCTGGTAGCTGAGCAAAAAAGGGAACCTGATTTTGACATTGCTCCTCCACCTCCTGCCTATGCCCTATTCAATATTTCTTACCAAAAGCAATTGAATATAGGCGATGATAAGCTAAATCTTGGACTTCAGGTGCACAACCTGTTGGACACAGACTACAAAGATTACATGAATCGCTTCCGATACTTCACCTACGACATGGGAAGAAATATACTTCTAAAAATCAATTATGAATTTTAA
- a CDS encoding exonuclease domain-containing protein: protein MEFAIVDIETTGGAPKHGGITEIAVLIHDGESIVREYQTLLNPEQAIPTYITGLTGIDNFMVRHKPTFPDIQEDLWELLDGRVFVAHNVSFDYGFLREAFLKVGKELKTPKLCTVRLSRKVYPGMGSYSLGRLCESQKIQIEARHRAMGDAKATAILFDRMIKSDYQIINQSLKKNTGEAFLPPNFPHSKFREIPTACGVYYMLDEHGKAIYVGKAINIRERFKSHFSGQLLPNLKQKLKAEVFDLRWELTGSEFMALLFEALEIKRLWPKYNSALKLPKRMLGLFHYEDNSGYGRFQISKITKFFKPIESFFSLEEANAFLKTGIETYGLCPKLCGLRKANCDPVDDLSCNGACSFKEEPKEYNKRVTEFMGKIRESQKEILIKLDGRNPTETAYCMFESGMLSKFSYLENDRISNDIPSQLNPVVQVPETYYLLRQFIHQLRAEQIMVLESAKYNL, encoded by the coding sequence ATGGAATTTGCCATAGTAGATATTGAAACCACCGGTGGAGCACCGAAGCATGGTGGTATTACGGAGATTGCTGTTTTGATACACGATGGAGAATCGATTGTAAGAGAATATCAGACGCTTCTGAATCCTGAACAAGCGATTCCAACCTATATCACCGGGTTGACGGGAATTGATAATTTCATGGTAAGGCATAAACCCACTTTTCCGGATATTCAGGAAGATCTATGGGAGTTGCTCGATGGTAGAGTGTTCGTGGCTCACAACGTCAGTTTTGATTATGGCTTCCTTCGTGAGGCATTTTTGAAAGTAGGAAAGGAGCTCAAAACACCTAAACTCTGCACTGTCCGCCTAAGCAGAAAAGTATATCCTGGCATGGGCTCCTATAGTCTGGGAAGACTTTGCGAAAGTCAAAAAATACAGATTGAAGCTAGGCACAGGGCGATGGGTGATGCTAAAGCCACGGCTATATTATTTGATCGAATGATCAAATCAGATTATCAGATTATCAACCAATCGCTTAAGAAAAATACGGGAGAAGCCTTTTTGCCGCCAAATTTTCCCCATTCAAAATTCAGGGAAATTCCGACCGCCTGCGGTGTTTACTATATGCTTGACGAACATGGCAAAGCCATCTACGTGGGAAAGGCGATAAATATCAGAGAAAGGTTTAAGAGCCACTTTTCAGGACAGTTACTTCCAAACCTTAAGCAAAAACTTAAGGCGGAAGTCTTTGATTTAAGGTGGGAGCTTACAGGAAGTGAATTTATGGCACTATTATTTGAAGCGTTGGAAATCAAAAGATTATGGCCTAAATATAATTCTGCTTTGAAGCTTCCTAAACGTATGCTGGGCTTGTTCCATTATGAGGATAATTCGGGCTATGGGAGGTTTCAGATCTCTAAGATTACCAAGTTTTTCAAACCTATAGAGTCCTTTTTCTCCCTAGAGGAAGCAAATGCATTTCTGAAAACAGGTATTGAGACGTATGGTTTGTGTCCCAAACTATGTGGTCTTAGAAAAGCGAACTGTGATCCGGTAGATGATCTGAGTTGCAATGGAGCTTGCAGCTTCAAAGAGGAGCCAAAGGAATATAATAAGCGTGTGACGGAGTTTATGGGAAAGATCAGGGAGAGTCAAAAGGAAATCCTGATCAAGCTGGATGGAAGAAACCCGACTGAAACTGCTTATTGTATGTTTGAAAGCGGTATGCTGAGCAAATTTTCCTACTTGGAAAATGACCGGATTTCCAACGATATTCCGTCCCAACTGAATCCTGTAGTACAGGTACCTGAGACTTATTACCTTTTGCGGCAATTTATCCATCAGCTAAGGGCTGAGCAGATTATGGTTTTGGAGTCGGCTAAATACAACCTATAA
- a CDS encoding neutral zinc metallopeptidase, producing MKWEGRRRSSNVEDRRGKSGGGMSGGGFNPMLIGPLLKILFSKTGLIIVGIVIAISVITGTNPLTFLGNFIDGGSQGFTTESNYTPSAEEDRLAAFSETILADTEDVWNKLLESYREPTLVLYSGQVSSACGLASSATGPFYCPGDEKLYIDLSFFRDMEVKLNAPGDFAQAYVIAHEVGHHIQKIMGITDQLNKLRGQLSEKEYNQYSVRLELQADFLAGVWAHHSQKSLGWMEKGDLEEALNAANAIGDDRLQKQATGRVTPDSFTHGTSAQRMNWFKKGFETGDINQGDTFNAANL from the coding sequence ATGAAATGGGAAGGAAGAAGACGTAGCTCCAATGTAGAGGATAGACGTGGCAAGAGCGGTGGCGGAATGAGCGGAGGAGGATTTAATCCTATGCTTATTGGCCCCCTGCTCAAGATATTATTTTCCAAAACCGGACTGATCATCGTTGGTATAGTCATTGCCATCTCGGTGATCACGGGCACTAACCCGCTTACCTTTTTGGGGAATTTCATCGACGGAGGCAGCCAAGGTTTTACCACTGAGTCCAATTACACTCCATCTGCGGAGGAAGATCGGCTGGCTGCCTTTAGCGAAACCATTCTGGCAGATACAGAAGATGTATGGAATAAGCTTTTGGAAAGCTATAGAGAGCCTACTTTGGTTCTGTACAGTGGACAGGTGTCATCTGCCTGTGGACTTGCCTCCAGTGCCACAGGCCCTTTCTATTGTCCCGGAGACGAGAAATTGTATATAGATCTGAGTTTTTTCAGGGACATGGAAGTGAAATTAAATGCTCCGGGAGACTTTGCCCAAGCTTATGTCATCGCTCATGAGGTAGGCCATCATATTCAGAAAATCATGGGGATCACTGATCAACTGAACAAACTGCGTGGACAGCTGAGTGAAAAAGAATACAATCAATATTCAGTAAGACTAGAACTGCAAGCAGATTTCTTGGCAGGAGTCTGGGCTCACCATAGCCAAAAATCTCTGGGATGGATGGAAAAAGGAGACTTGGAAGAAGCATTGAATGCTGCCAATGCTATTGGGGATGATCGTCTACAAAAGCAAGCTACCGGCCGCGTCACTCCAGATTCTTTCACTCACGGCACCTCGGCCCAGCGAATGAACTGGTTCAAAAAGGGCTTTGAAACAGGGGATATTAATCAGGGCGACACATTTAATGCTGCTAACTTATAG
- a CDS encoding DUF1080 domain-containing protein, with protein sequence MNSGIIRKLSLSLALGLAFTVLHAQTGVGVKPEKGAKLYLDGSKKSLEKNWVYWEGPRFGAEMPIKWLEVTDPVDGGKAISSNDPAAAGGLYGAADIVTKDKFRDFRAHVEFFIKDEGGNSGVYLQNRYEIQILDGDYGDHGMAALINEHIPTSKEYYGLGKWNAYDIEFKAARFENGQLVAKPRATVYLNGVKIHEDKEIQQVWGGPNSGLDGGNDGGKGITDTPGGLKLQAEGHDVFYRNIWIKKLDLDGKSTDF encoded by the coding sequence ATGAATTCCGGAATTATTCGAAAACTTTCGCTCAGCTTGGCTCTTGGCTTGGCATTTACTGTTTTGCATGCCCAAACAGGAGTTGGGGTAAAGCCTGAGAAGGGAGCTAAACTTTATCTGGATGGCTCAAAGAAATCCTTAGAGAAAAATTGGGTGTATTGGGAAGGCCCAAGATTTGGGGCGGAAATGCCTATCAAATGGCTCGAGGTAACGGATCCTGTAGATGGGGGCAAGGCTATCAGCAGTAATGATCCTGCGGCAGCGGGAGGTTTGTATGGGGCAGCAGATATTGTGACCAAAGACAAGTTCAGGGATTTTAGGGCTCACGTTGAGTTTTTTATAAAAGATGAAGGAGGCAACTCCGGTGTTTACTTGCAAAACAGATATGAGATCCAGATCCTAGACGGAGATTACGGTGATCATGGTATGGCTGCACTAATCAATGAACATATACCTACTTCCAAAGAATACTATGGTTTGGGTAAGTGGAATGCTTATGATATTGAGTTTAAAGCGGCACGTTTTGAAAATGGCCAGCTGGTAGCCAAGCCCAGGGCGACAGTCTATCTGAACGGTGTGAAAATCCATGAAGACAAGGAGATACAACAAGTATGGGGCGGTCCAAACTCCGGTTTGGACGGTGGAAATGACGGTGGAAAGGGAATTACGGATACTCCCGGTGGGTTAAAGTTGCAGGCCGAAGGGCACGATGTGTTTTACAGAAATATCTGGATCAAAAAGCTTGATTTGGACGGAAAGTCTACTGACTTCTAA
- a CDS encoding histidine phosphatase family protein: MKQLFLLRHGEAGFSQGSDFQRQLTKKGRENLIRMAEGLVPTLKSVDLMYCSTAERTLETANLIEKHVIIKESIFTRVIYQGDMGNMIELLEKTSSSVQSCLLVGHNPTISLLLAHISGEHYLGLQPGMMAVMDLEISDWKMIGFGTGILKEIIQ, encoded by the coding sequence ATGAAGCAATTGTTTTTACTCAGACACGGAGAAGCAGGTTTTTCCCAAGGTTCGGATTTTCAAAGACAACTCACCAAAAAAGGTCGAGAAAACCTGATCCGCATGGCCGAAGGCTTAGTTCCAACCCTAAAATCCGTTGATTTGATGTATTGCTCTACCGCAGAACGCACCTTGGAAACTGCTAATTTGATAGAGAAACACGTTATTATTAAGGAGAGTATCTTCACACGGGTGATCTATCAAGGCGACATGGGCAATATGATCGAACTACTTGAAAAAACTTCTTCCTCTGTGCAATCTTGCCTTTTGGTAGGCCACAATCCTACCATTAGTCTGCTTCTAGCGCACATTTCCGGGGAGCATTATCTGGGATTGCAGCCTGGGATGATGGCTGTAATGGATTTGGAAATATCAGATTGGAAAATGATCGGCTTTGGAACCGGGATCTTGAAAGAGATAATTCAATAA